CACCCATGAATAATGCCAAAAAGGCAATATAAGCGATGATTCCAAACATTGATTTTTCTCCACAATACTTGACTAATCTATTGAATCACGGGGAATGGGGTT
The Nodularia sp. LEGE 06071 genome window above contains:
- the petL gene encoding cytochrome b6-f complex subunit PetL, with translation MFGIIAYIAFLALFMGVAVGLLFGLRAVKII